The following are encoded together in the Actinobacillus lignieresii genome:
- a CDS encoding YhcH/YjgK/YiaL family protein, producing MFFGHISNYNPKQYPEAIQYALRYLKNTDFNAMEAGVYELKGRDIYVQVLDLESKDISAFQPEVHRNYLDVQYLHKGKEKMAFAVDSGNNPIHTAYLPERDIQYYQVVENEQIFTCEAGNFAVFFPEDCHRTAIFNGTETIRKVVVKIAMTEI from the coding sequence ATGTTTTTCGGACACATTTCAAACTACAACCCAAAGCAATATCCGGAAGCAATCCAATACGCATTGCGTTATTTAAAAAACACCGATTTTAATGCGATGGAGGCGGGTGTTTACGAGCTAAAAGGCAGAGATATTTACGTCCAAGTATTGGATTTGGAAAGCAAAGACATTTCAGCATTCCAACCCGAAGTTCACCGCAATTACTTAGATGTGCAATATCTGCATAAAGGTAAAGAGAAAATGGCGTTTGCGGTGGATAGCGGTAACAATCCGATTCACACCGCTTATTTGCCGGAACGCGATATTCAGTATTATCAAGTGGTCGAAAACGAGCAAATTTTTACCTGCGAAGCCGGTAATTTTGCTGTATTTTTCCCGGAAGATTGCCATAGAACTGCGATTTTTAACGGCACTGAAACGATTAGAAAAGTGGTCGTTAAGATTGCAATGACAGAAATCTAG